The genomic window ACAACTTCGCGCAGGTGAACGTGCAAGTTCAGGAGCAGGACTCGCAGAGCGACCTGAACTACTTCCGCGCCCTGACCCGCCTGCGCCAGGAGCAGCCGGCCCTGGTGGGCGGCAGCTACCGCAGCCTGGACAGCGGGCACGCCGACGTATTTGCCTTCGAGCGTGAACTGAACGGCGAGCGGTTGACGGTGTGGCTGAATTTCCGCGGTGAGGAACGCGCGGTGGCCGCCACGGGGCAAACGCTTCTGAGCAGCCGTGGCGATCAGCCCGCCGCCCAATCGCCGCTGCGCGGGCACGAGGCGCGGGTGGTGCTGGGTTGACCGATTCACTGGGCTGACTGACCCGCCGGGCTGACCGGAAACGGGCGCGATCTGTTAGCCTGCGCCCCATATGAGCCTTCCTCCCGGCAACGGCCCCGTGCAGATCAGCGCGGAGCAGATCAAAGCCCGTATTCAGGAACTCGCGGCGCAGATTCGCAGCGACTACGCGGGCCAGCGGCCCCACCTGATCTGCGTGCTCAACGGCGCTTTCATGTTCCACACCGATCTGGTGCGGGCGCTCGACATGCCCGCCACCATCGATTTCATGCAGGCGAGCAGCTACGGCACCGCCAAGCAGTCGAGCGGCGAAGTGCGGCTGGTCAAGGACCTCGCCTTTCCCATCAGTGACCGGCACGTGATCATGGTGGACGACATCGTGGACACCGGCATCACCATGAGTTACCTGCTGCACTACCTCCAGGGACGCGGCCCGGCCAGCCTGAAGGTGGCGGCGCTGCTCAGCAAACCCAGCCGCCGCAAGGTGGAAGTGCCGGTGGACTACCTCGGCTTCACCATCCCCGACGCCTTCGTGTACGGCTACGGCCTCGACCGGGCGCAACTCGACCGCAACCTGCCATTTATCACTAGTCAGGAGGAGTAAGGAACAGCGTGTTCCCTGTCGGGGCCTCACGGCTGGCATAGTGACGGCCATGACCTCACCCGACTCCGCCTCCTTTCCCGACCCCCAGCGCGCCTGGGTGTACCGTCCCGCTCAGCCCCTGCAAACGCACGACGCAGGGCCGCTGGCGGGGCTGACTTTTTCAGTCAAAGACCTCTACGGCGTTCCCGGCTGGCCGCTGACCGCGAGCACCCGCGCCCCGGTGCCCGACCCCGGCGCGAGCGTGCTGGTGGGGCGGCTGCTGGAGCTTGGCGCGGCGGCGCTCGGCAAGACGCACCTGCACGAAGTCGCGCTGGGGATTACCGGGATGAACGGCTATGGCGGCACCACACACCCCCGTGACCCCGAGCGGGTGCCGGGCGGTTCGTCGAGCGGAGCAGCGGTGAGCGTGGCGCTCGGGCAGGTGGATTTCGCGCTGGGAACCGATACCGGCGGCTCGATTCGGGTGCCGGCGGCGTGGTGCAGCGTGGTGGGCTACAAACCGACCAAAGGCCACCCCGCCTGGAGCACCGAGGGTGTGCTGCCGCTCTCCTGGACCTGCGATCACGCCGGGCCACTCGCCCGCGACCTGAGCATGGTGGTGCGGGTGTATCAGGCGCTCGGCGGAGGTCACGTCACGCCACAGGACTGGCAGGACGTGCGCGTGGGCCTGTGGCTGCCCGAGGGCTGGACGGATGAAACGGTGCGAGACGCAGTGCTGGCTTACGCCGACGACCTGAAAGCGCGGGGGGCGACGGTGACCCCAGTGGACCTCCCGGAAATGCTCGACGCTTACTCGCCCATCGTGCTCAGCGAGGCGGCGCGGGTCCACGCAGAAGCTCTCCAACAGCCCGACCCCGGCTTCCTACCATTCACGCTGATGTCCCTGCGCAACGGCGCGGCCCTGAGTGAGGAGGAAGTGCAGGCCGCGCACGAGCGCCGGACCGAATACCGCGTACTCCTTGACCGCCTACTGGCCGAGTTCGATGTGTTGCTCGCCCCCGCCGTGCCCACCCCTCCCCCTCTGATCGGGCAGGACGAAGTGACGCTCCTCGAAGGCCCGCAAGTCCTGCGCCGCGCGGTGCTGCGCCTGAACACGCCGTTCAGTCTGCTGGGGGCGCCGGTGCTGTCGTTGCCGAGCAGCGTGCCCGATGTGGGCGTGCAACTCGTGGGCCGCCACGGGCAGGATGAGCGGCTGCTGGGGCTCGGCCTGAGTCTGGAGAGCTGAGCCAGTCTTCCTGGGAAACGGGGAATGCAGCCCACGGTTCGGCTACTCGCCACGGCCTAGACTCGGGGTATGACTCAGGACACCAAGACCGATTTTCAGAAACCCAGCGACAACGACCTGCGCGAGCGCCTCACGCCCATTCAGTACCAGGTGACGCAGCATGAGGGCACCGAGAGGGCCTTTACCGGCGAGTACTGGGACCACGACGAAGACGGCATCTACGTGGACGTGGTGTCGGGCGAGCCGCTGTTTTCCAGCCTCGACAAGTACGACGCGGGCTGCGGGTGGCCCAGCTTTACCCAGCCCATTCCCGATGTGGCGCTCACCGAGAACACCGACTACAAGATCGGCTACGCCCGCACCGAGGTCCGTTCGGCGAGCGCCGACTCTCACCTCGGGCACGTTTTCCCCGACGGCCCGCGTGACCGGGGCGGCCTGCGCTACTGCATCAACTCGGCGGCGCTGCGCTTCGTGCCGCTGAGCGAACTCGACGCTCAGGGCTACGGGCAGTACCGCGCGCTGTTCGAGGGCCGTCAGGGCTAAAAGTCGAGCAGCAAAGGCCCAGGCAAGTACTGGGCCTTTTTTGTTGGCTCGTAAAGCAACGCGGTTCAGCCCAGAGGCAGGCCGGAATGCACACCCTTACCACCTTAGAGATGCGTCAATGTCCCGAGGCAGCACCGTCAGCAGTCACTTCGTTTCCTGTTCCACCACAGCAGTCACGCCCCCACGAATGAAGGCATTCAACCGCTGGGCCACCTCCTGCGGGTCGCCGGTCGGGGTTTCGCGCACCACCGTTTCGTACACCACGCCGCGCAGCAGGCCGGACACCAGGGGGAGCAGCACCGGGTAAGTCGCCAGCCGCTGACTGCCGAGGGCCTGAGTCAATCCGCCGATCATGGCGTCGTCGAAGGCTTCGCGGCGCTCACGCAGTTCGGCGCTGCCACCACACGACAGCAGCAGCAGCTCGCGGTGGTTGCCGAGCACCTCAAACAGGGCCGCGAAATCCACCGGCTCGCCGGGCACCATCAAGGCCTGGAGGTCCGGCGTGATGGCGGCGAGGCGCTCGTCGAGCAGGGCGTCGAGAATGGCTTCGGTGTGGT from Deinococcus radiodurans R1 = ATCC 13939 = DSM 20539 includes these protein-coding regions:
- a CDS encoding amidase, giving the protein MTSPDSASFPDPQRAWVYRPAQPLQTHDAGPLAGLTFSVKDLYGVPGWPLTASTRAPVPDPGASVLVGRLLELGAAALGKTHLHEVALGITGMNGYGGTTHPRDPERVPGGSSSGAAVSVALGQVDFALGTDTGGSIRVPAAWCSVVGYKPTKGHPAWSTEGVLPLSWTCDHAGPLARDLSMVVRVYQALGGGHVTPQDWQDVRVGLWLPEGWTDETVRDAVLAYADDLKARGATVTPVDLPEMLDAYSPIVLSEAARVHAEALQQPDPGFLPFTLMSLRNGAALSEEEVQAAHERRTEYRVLLDRLLAEFDVLLAPAVPTPPPLIGQDEVTLLEGPQVLRRAVLRLNTPFSLLGAPVLSLPSSVPDVGVQLVGRHGQDERLLGLGLSLES
- the msrB gene encoding peptide-methionine (R)-S-oxide reductase MsrB, whose product is MTQDTKTDFQKPSDNDLRERLTPIQYQVTQHEGTERAFTGEYWDHDEDGIYVDVVSGEPLFSSLDKYDAGCGWPSFTQPIPDVALTENTDYKIGYARTEVRSASADSHLGHVFPDGPRDRGGLRYCINSAALRFVPLSELDAQGYGQYRALFEGRQG
- a CDS encoding TetR/AcrR family transcriptional regulator, translated to MTKTRLPADQRRAEILSAAAGLFLRHRFEGVSMGMIAESIGTSRPNIYTYFHHTEAILDALLDERLAAITPDLQALMVPGEPVDFAALFEVLGNHRELLLLSCGGSAELRERREAFDDAMIGGLTQALGSQRLATYPVLLPLVSGLLRGVVYETVVRETPTGDPQEVAQRLNAFIRGGVTAVVEQETK
- the hpt gene encoding hypoxanthine phosphoribosyltransferase; translated protein: MSLPPGNGPVQISAEQIKARIQELAAQIRSDYAGQRPHLICVLNGAFMFHTDLVRALDMPATIDFMQASSYGTAKQSSGEVRLVKDLAFPISDRHVIMVDDIVDTGITMSYLLHYLQGRGPASLKVAALLSKPSRRKVEVPVDYLGFTIPDAFVYGYGLDRAQLDRNLPFITSQEE